A window of Amblyraja radiata isolate CabotCenter1 chromosome 25, sAmbRad1.1.pri, whole genome shotgun sequence contains these coding sequences:
- the fam222a gene encoding protein FAM222A: MLACLQRTQNPPSQRLSCPNKTLEPLKYETVRSTHSPRYPSPAELDAYAQKVANNPLTIKIFPTNIRVPQHKHLNRTVNGYDTTGQRYSPYPVHSGGYQGLLAIVKVHSKSVVKSTDGKRTRMSPAQVGNSNIGAYPVPSTLAQSQSCTGQIIYHSSQKSLEGPVPPNVTVAKSVIPLGGRGLSLQQSNLPSIQSIIYQINQQCQAQASQQVSAAVCQGAIITNPSPATASRNTVNGFTSMVNGSVVYAGTVLPECRGGTELATASSLASAAGPKAGAYPDGMDYLLWQQKHQIRMYSGSGGGGVISKSPEVCGVPRPYTLAPTIEKIPSSPLNCVGMHCNFSTGQYLAAPWNSVLVTPDSDCYNPQDLTNGHRDLVVQPSDGLASVSSRTLCNTSILSSSLQSLEYLINDIHPPCIKEQMLGKGYETVSVPRLLDHQNAHIRLPVYR, from the coding sequence ATGAGACAGTCAGATCCACACATTCTCCACGGTATCCAAGCCCAGCCGAACTTGATGCTTATGCCCAGAAGGTGGCTAACAATCCACTCACAATCAAGATCTTTCCTACAAATATCAGGGTTCCTCAGCATAAGCACCTTAACAGGACTGTGAATGGCTATGACACAACGGGACAACGCTACAGTCCATATCCTGTACATTCTGGAGGGTACCAAGGTCTTTTAGCTATTGTGAAGGTACACAGCAAAAGTGTGGTGAAAAGTACAGATGGCAAGAGGACGCGAATGTCCCCAGCACAAGTCGGAAATAGCAACATTGGAGCCTACCCAGTGCCAAGCACTTTAGCGCAGAGTCAATCGTGTACTGGGCAAATAATTTACCACAGTAGCCAGAAATCTTTGGAAGGACCTGTTCCGCCTAATGTAACTGTTGCCAAATCTGTTATTCCATTAGGAGGACGAGGCCTGTCTCTGCAGCAGTCAAATCTCCCTTCCATTCAAAGTATTATTTACCAGATCAACCAGCAATGCCAGGCTCAGGCATCACAACAGGTTTCAGCTGCTGTTTGTCAGGGTGCTATAATTACTAATCCAAGCCCGGCCACAGCCAGCCGCAATACAGTGAATGGTTTTACCAGCATGGTTAATGGAAGTGTGGTGTATGCTGGAACAGTTTTACCCGAATGCCGTGGAGGTACAGAGTTGGCAACTGCTTCGAGTTTAGCTTCTGCAGCGGGACCTAAAGCTGGGGCGTATCCAGATGGAATGGATTATTTACTATGGCAACAGAAACACCAGATCCGTATGTATTCGGGCAGTGGAGGTGGGGGAGTTATAAGTAAATCACCAGAGGTTTGTGGTGTCCCAAGACCATACACTTTGGCACCTACTATTGAAAAAATTCCTTCATCTCCTTTGAACTGTGTGGGCATGCACTGTAATTTTTCAACAGGGCAGTATTTAGCAGCCCCATGGAATAGTGTATTGGTGACACCAGACAGTGACTGTTATAATCCACAGGACCTCACGAATGGGCACCGTGATCTTGTTGTTCAGCCTTCAGATGGACTCGCCAGTGTCTCCAGTAGAACGCTATGTAATACCTCTATTCTCAGTAGCAGTCTGCAGTCACTGGAGTATCTGATTAACGATATTCACCCACCCTGCATTAAAGAGCAAATGCTGGGTAAAGGATATGAGACTGTTTCAGTACCTCGATTATTGGACCACCAAAATGCTCACATACGACTACCAGTTTACAGATAG